Proteins encoded together in one Streptomyces sp. NBC_01216 window:
- a CDS encoding helix-turn-helix domain-containing protein, producing MTRRYTYPEAAEELRIEESWLRRHIKELPHSKKGRVVTFTDADLDRIDAIFHHEPTVGPLATVPASAAGPHPLAALRPLPARGSTRRIG from the coding sequence ATGACACGGCGCTACACGTACCCCGAGGCCGCCGAGGAACTGCGGATCGAAGAGTCCTGGCTCCGGCGCCACATCAAGGAACTTCCGCACTCGAAGAAGGGCCGCGTCGTCACCTTCACAGACGCGGACCTGGATCGCATCGACGCGATCTTCCATCACGAGCCGACGGTTGGCCCCCTCGCCACCGTTCCGGCGTCGGCGGCGGGTCCGCACCCGCTTGCCGCACTTCGGCCGCTTCCCGCGCGGGGCAGTACCCGCCGCATCGGCTGA
- a CDS encoding helix-turn-helix domain-containing protein: MIADAPKYRLVSADLLRTLMQRTGIGSAVTGRQLARDVGVAHGIIGELLTGARDTVSATTAQAIAQRIGVDLLILFIPSQRADSSTPHLRLTDTA; this comes from the coding sequence GTGATCGCAGACGCACCGAAGTACCGGCTTGTCAGCGCCGATCTGCTTCGCACTCTGATGCAGCGAACCGGCATCGGATCGGCCGTCACCGGCCGACAGCTGGCCCGCGACGTGGGCGTCGCCCACGGCATCATCGGCGAACTCCTCACCGGAGCACGCGACACGGTCTCGGCCACCACCGCCCAGGCCATCGCACAGCGGATCGGAGTCGACCTCCTGATTCTTTTCATCCCCTCCCAGCGTGCCGACTCCAGCACTCCTCACCTCCGCCTCACGGACACGGCATGA
- a CDS encoding XRE family transcriptional regulator produces MATADRPTTLTGRTDLSDLVRDRRAELRLSLRGVEGRTVDPATGEPLCKYSWVNKLGKGLAVDAPTYPQLRALAVALELPLGKIQDAAGAQFFGIDTVWSVSGEARALAVRADRMTPEQREQLLRLIETFAPSE; encoded by the coding sequence ATGGCTACCGCAGATCGACCCACCACGCTCACGGGGCGGACCGATCTATCCGACCTCGTCAGGGACCGCCGCGCCGAGCTCCGCCTCAGCCTGCGAGGTGTGGAGGGGCGCACGGTCGACCCGGCCACGGGCGAGCCGCTGTGCAAGTACAGCTGGGTCAACAAGCTGGGGAAGGGCCTCGCGGTCGACGCGCCGACCTACCCGCAACTCCGGGCCCTCGCCGTGGCACTTGAGCTCCCACTTGGCAAGATCCAGGATGCGGCCGGCGCGCAGTTCTTCGGCATCGACACTGTGTGGAGCGTCAGCGGTGAGGCGCGCGCACTCGCCGTTCGCGCCGACCGGATGACGCCCGAGCAGCGCGAGCAGTTGCTCCGCCTGATTGAGACCTTCGCGCCGTCCGAGTAA
- a CDS encoding tyrosine-type recombinase/integrase, whose protein sequence is MASIVERPKKDGTCTFQVKWRQDGTWQTENFGERPAADQFKGLVEAHGGRWPHGWVRGEGFVEQPKTPGDMPLVAYASRYVDRLTGIDDRTREDYHREIRIHFSLIKHLDPAGVEREATICTLTQDDVSDWVRTEEDGERDPDDPEKWLRREADPKSIRNRHGLLYCVVQAAVEAEPQLRTKNCCAKTRLPRVDDHTDEEMTFLERDEYQRIAAEITDPDARDLADWLVGTGMRWSEAAALKVSDLNLTGDRPSASIQRAWKKAKKGAPGGAYYLGPPKTKKARRLLRLAPAQVELVRRHVAGRKPDDYVFRAAMGGAWRHANYYNRKWLPAVQKAMEKGLPKRPRLHDLRHTHVSWLIAARIPLPAIQIRLGHESIQTTVDRYGHLVQGLDDDIAVAVEAVMGVPVQGSGLRSVRSA, encoded by the coding sequence ATGGCGAGCATCGTGGAACGGCCCAAGAAGGACGGCACCTGCACCTTCCAGGTGAAGTGGCGCCAGGACGGCACATGGCAGACGGAGAACTTCGGCGAGCGCCCGGCGGCCGATCAGTTCAAGGGCCTCGTGGAGGCTCACGGTGGCCGCTGGCCGCACGGCTGGGTACGCGGCGAAGGCTTCGTCGAGCAGCCGAAGACTCCCGGCGACATGCCCCTCGTGGCCTACGCAAGCCGCTACGTCGACCGACTCACCGGCATCGACGACCGGACCCGCGAGGACTACCACCGCGAGATCCGCATCCACTTCTCTCTGATCAAGCACCTCGACCCGGCCGGCGTGGAACGCGAGGCGACGATCTGCACCCTCACCCAGGACGACGTGTCCGACTGGGTGCGCACAGAGGAGGACGGCGAACGGGACCCTGACGACCCAGAGAAGTGGCTGCGCCGCGAGGCCGACCCCAAGTCCATCCGCAACCGCCACGGGCTCCTCTACTGCGTCGTCCAGGCCGCCGTGGAGGCCGAGCCGCAGCTCCGCACGAAGAACTGCTGCGCCAAGACCCGACTCCCCCGCGTGGACGACCACACGGACGAGGAGATGACTTTCCTGGAGCGCGACGAGTACCAGCGAATCGCCGCGGAGATCACCGACCCGGACGCCCGGGACCTGGCTGACTGGCTCGTCGGCACCGGGATGCGGTGGAGCGAGGCAGCGGCGCTGAAGGTGTCCGACCTGAACCTGACTGGCGACCGGCCGTCAGCAAGCATCCAGCGGGCGTGGAAGAAGGCGAAGAAAGGCGCACCAGGCGGGGCGTACTACCTGGGGCCGCCGAAGACGAAGAAGGCGAGGCGCCTGCTGCGTCTCGCGCCGGCGCAGGTGGAGTTGGTGCGGCGGCACGTGGCCGGGCGAAAGCCGGATGACTACGTGTTCCGGGCCGCGATGGGCGGGGCCTGGCGGCACGCGAACTACTACAACCGAAAATGGCTGCCCGCGGTGCAGAAGGCGATGGAGAAGGGGCTGCCGAAGCGGCCCCGGCTTCATGACCTTCGGCACACGCATGTGTCGTGGCTGATCGCTGCGCGGATCCCTCTGCCGGCGATTCAAATCCGGCTGGGGCACGAGAGCATTCAGACGACGGTGGACAGGTACGGGCATCTGGTGCAGGGTCTCGACGACGACATCGCAGTGGCCGTGGAGGCGGTCATGGGGGTGCCGGTGCAGGGTTCGGGGCTGCGGTCGGTGCGCAGCGCCTAG
- the orn gene encoding oligoribonuclease codes for MNDRMVWIDCEMTGLSLTDDALIEVAALVTDSELNVLGDGVDIVIRPPDSALETMPEIVRQMHTSSGLLDALADGTTLADAEAQVLAYVREHVKEPRKAPLCGNSVGTDRGFLARDMSALEEYLHYRIVDVSSVKELARRWYPRAYFNSPEKSGNHRALADIRESIAELRYYREAVFVPQPGPDSDTAKRIAARHVLPAE; via the coding sequence ATGAACGATCGCATGGTGTGGATCGACTGCGAGATGACCGGGCTCTCGCTGACGGACGACGCACTCATCGAGGTGGCCGCACTGGTCACCGACTCGGAACTGAACGTGCTCGGCGACGGTGTGGACATCGTGATCCGCCCGCCGGACTCGGCCCTGGAGACCATGCCGGAGATCGTGCGGCAGATGCACACCAGCTCGGGCCTGCTCGACGCGCTGGCCGACGGCACCACGCTCGCCGACGCCGAGGCCCAGGTCCTGGCGTACGTCCGCGAGCACGTGAAGGAGCCCCGCAAGGCGCCCCTGTGCGGAAACTCGGTCGGCACCGACCGCGGCTTCCTCGCCCGCGACATGTCGGCGCTGGAGGAGTACCTCCACTACAGGATCGTCGATGTCTCCTCGGTCAAGGAGCTGGCCCGGCGCTGGTACCCGAGGGCGTACTTCAACAGCCCGGAGAAGAGCGGAAACCACCGGGCGCTCGCCGACATCCGCGAGTCCATCGCCGAGCTGCGCTACTACCGCGAGGCGGTCTTCGTCCCGCAGCCCGGCCCCGACTCGGACACCGCGAAGAGGATCGCCGCGCGCCACGTCCTGCCCGCGGAATGA
- a CDS encoding helix-turn-helix domain-containing protein: MSQDSAAPEAARKLSGRRRREVVAVLLFSGGPIFESSIPLSVFGIDRQDAGVPRYRLLVCAGEEGPLRTTGGLELTAPYGLDAISRAGTVVVPAWRSITSPPPPEALDALRRAHEEGARIVGLCTGAFVLAAAGLLDGRPATTHWMYAPTLAKRYPSVHVDPRELFVDDGDVLTSAGTAAGIDLCLHIVRTDHGTEAAGALARRLVVPPRRSGGQERYLDRSLPEEIGADPLAEVVAWALEHLHEQFDVETLAARAYMSRRTFDRRFRSLTGSAPLQWLITQRVLQAQRLLETSDYSVDEVAGRCGFRSPVALRGHFRRQLGSSPAAYRAAYRARRPQGDAATSVLEPVVPAQATARRAPGAPEPGSKPHPDAYASGRPALPGQRTP; encoded by the coding sequence ATGAGCCAGGACTCCGCCGCACCGGAGGCCGCACGGAAACTGTCCGGGCGCCGCCGTCGCGAAGTCGTCGCGGTGCTGCTGTTCAGCGGTGGCCCCATCTTCGAGAGTTCCATCCCGCTCTCCGTGTTCGGCATCGACCGACAGGACGCGGGCGTGCCGCGCTACCGGCTGCTCGTCTGCGCCGGCGAGGAGGGTCCGCTGCGGACCACCGGCGGGCTGGAACTCACCGCGCCGTACGGCCTGGACGCGATCAGCCGGGCCGGAACCGTCGTGGTGCCGGCCTGGCGGTCGATCACCTCGCCGCCGCCGCCGGAAGCGCTCGACGCGCTGCGCCGGGCACACGAAGAGGGGGCCAGGATCGTCGGACTGTGCACGGGAGCGTTCGTGCTCGCCGCCGCCGGTCTGCTCGACGGACGGCCGGCCACCACACACTGGATGTACGCGCCCACGCTCGCCAAGCGCTACCCGTCGGTCCACGTGGACCCGCGGGAGCTCTTCGTCGACGACGGGGACGTGCTGACATCGGCCGGCACCGCGGCCGGAATCGATCTCTGTCTGCACATCGTGCGGACCGACCACGGCACGGAGGCAGCGGGTGCACTGGCGCGCCGGCTGGTCGTCCCGCCGCGGCGCAGCGGCGGTCAGGAGCGCTACCTCGACAGGTCTTTACCCGAGGAGATCGGCGCCGACCCGCTCGCGGAGGTCGTCGCCTGGGCACTGGAGCACCTCCACGAGCAGTTCGACGTGGAGACGCTCGCGGCCCGCGCGTACATGTCCCGGCGGACCTTCGACCGGAGGTTCCGCTCGCTGACGGGCTCGGCCCCGCTCCAGTGGCTGATCACTCAGCGGGTGCTGCAGGCGCAGCGCCTGCTCGAGACCTCCGACTACTCGGTCGACGAGGTCGCGGGCCGGTGCGGCTTCCGCTCGCCGGTGGCCCTGCGCGGCCACTTCCGGCGGCAGCTCGGCTCCTCTCCGGCGGCCTACCGGGCCGCCTACCGGGCCCGGCGCCCGCAGGGTGACGCGGCGACCTCGGTCCTGGAGCCGGTCGTGCCCGCGCAGGCGACGGCACGGCGCGCGCCCGGGGCCCCGGAGCCGGGCAGCAAGCCCCACCCGGACGCCTACGCCTCCGGACGTCCGGCTCTGCCGGGCCAGCGCACCCCCTGA